The genomic DNA ATTGTGGAACCACGTCGTAAAGGGCGAAAGCGTAAATCAGTGCCCATGTCCGTGCCCGAACCGGAAACCGTTAAATCAGAAACCATAAGGGATAGTAAAGACAGAGTTTTTCTCTTAAGTTAATGGCATTAGGTCCGACCCCGTTTTGTAGTTGCCGTTTTGTAGTTAGGATAGTAATGAAAAGGCCACCCGGAACCCGGACCGTTGTATCGGTTGTGGTCTGTGCGTTTCAGCCTGTTCTCCTGCGGCCCTGACCTTCAATCGTCTCGATGAAGGTCAAATAACCCCTCCCCCGGAGAATTATGTCAATTTACTGTTGACCATCGCGCAAGAGAAAGGCAAGCCCCTGTTTTAGGAAAGAATTCTGTCCGTTCACCTTAACTATTAAATAAGCCTTATGGACTTGTGGAAAGGCGAAGGATGACTTTTTCTTCCAGGTCGGCCACGATGGCCTTCATGGCCTGGCTTTCCTGGACAGGCCCGGATTGGTTCCACCCTTTCCGGAAGGCCTCTTTCGTTTTCTGCCGGAACGCCTCCAGGCTTACGGCCATATTCTCCCAGATAAAGAGTTTCTGAAGGATATGGCGCTCCGGGGCAGTCAGGTCCCTTTCCGTATCAAAGGATTTTCCAGATCGGGTGGTCAGAATCATAACCGGAAAAATATTGCCGAGAGTTCATGCATATTAAAAATTACCGGCCTTTCAATCTCCTCGACTTCGATTAGCTATCTTGGCCTCGGCCTGGAGGCGGCGGCGCTCTTCCCCCTCCCGGGCCAGGGCTTCACGATTGTTGTCGTCCACCCGCATGAAGGCCTCCCGCCATTCCTCATTGCCCCAGTAAAAGGGCGTCTGTACCGTGGTGCGCGGCATCCAGGCCCGTATCAGCGAGTCGAGGGCCGTTCCCACAATGGAGCGCTGCATCTCCACGTCCCAGGGCTTCCCACAGGGATTTCCCAGCGGAAAGTCGGTAAATACGAAACGGGCAACACCGCATTCCTCGACCACGTCCCGGGCCGAACCCATAACCACGGTGGACAGGCCGTTTTCTTCGAGATGTCGGGCAACCAGACTCACGGTCTGGTGACAGACCGGTCAAAGGGCCGATAAGAGTACGGCGTCCACCCCGTCCTGGCGGCACCATTCCAAAATCTGTGGGGCGGCCTCATTTACCGTCTTGCCCTGACTATAGTCGGTGGGCACTCCGTAGAAGCGGGGCGAAACCGACCCGATCAGTCCTTCGGCGGCATATTCGGTCAAACGATTGAGCGGCAGGAAACTATCCGGATCGTCGGTATGGGTGGCTTTCTTATCCCAGAAAAGGTGGTCCGTATAAATGCTTTCCGGCACGGGATGGGCCGGCATGGCATAAAACTCCCTGGTTTGCCCCTGGCTTTTGCCCTCTACTTCCGAACGGCCGGCGGTGGTCACCAGCCCCACCCGGCATTCGGAGAGCACCTTACGGAGGGGGGCGAAGGGAACATCCCGGTGATGGGCCCAGGCGTAAGGCTGGTTGTAACCCTGGGCAGCGTAATACTCCCGACTGCGATCTATATAACTGATAAAGGACCGGTAAGGTCGACGTTTATTCATAGGGAACCTCCATAATTAAATGGAATAAATTAAGGCATAAAAGATAATCAAAGTCAAAAAAAACTTGACAGGACCTAAAAAATATTTTAGAGAGTAACCATTCACTCTCTAAAGGAAAATCTATTCCCATGTTGTCGACCTTCAAAAAACTGCCTGAAAACAAACAAAATGCCTTGTTGAATGCCGCGGCCAAGGTTTTCGCCAAAAAGGGGTACTATCACGCCAATATCTCCGAAATTTGCAAAAAAGCGGGGATATCCAACGGGGCCCTTTACAAATATTTTAAGAATAAGGAATCTCTTTACTTATCCGTCTTCGACTACATCATCGATATTGTTTCAAAAGAACTGTTTTTGAAGCATCTGGACTCTCCCGGACCCGTTTACCTGATCATCCAAAACATTTTAAATGGGCTGGTAGTCCTGGCCAAAAACCATCCGGAGATGGTGGCCATCTATGTGGATATAGGCTCCTGTTCCATGAATAAACTTTCCGCCCCATTGGCGGAAAAGATGGAAGGAAAGGCCAAAGAGTTCTGGATGGAACTCGTCCGCCGGGGCCGGCAGAAGGGTGAAATCAAGACCAAATTCAGTGATGAGGGCCTGGCCTACTACATCGATAATCACATCACCCTCCTGGCCTACTCCCTGGCTTCAAAATATTTCGATACCCGGTTTCGCGTCTATTTCGGAGGGAAATCAAAAGAGGTTACCGACCAGGAAAAGATCAGGACGATTATTAAATCCATGCAGGTGGTCCTGGAATAAAGTTTTTTTAAAAATAAAAGAGAGCAACCATTCACTCTCTATTTTTTAAAAACAAGGAAAAAATTCATTCGCAATTTTTTTTCAGGGGTGACCATTCCAAAGGAGGAGGAAAAATGATTATCGATGTCCATTCCCATCTTGGAGATATTCTTTATCCTGAGGGCGGACAACTGATCTTCAAAAAGGGGATCAAAAAACAAAGGGGCTTTGATATTATCGGCATCGCCGAGCTGAGCCTCTATAAGACGAATCCCCTGTCCGAATGGCTTCTCAAGAAATTCTGCTCCAACCTGATTACCAAAGCCGGACGGGCCAGAAACGCGGCCGGGACCTTGGAAAACATGCAATTATCCATGACGGCCGCCGGCGTAATCAAAACAGCCTGCATGCCCATTGTGCCCTATTTGACCTTCGAAGATCTCCGAAAAGCCCAGGCCGTTGATCCTGGAATTATCCCTTTTACAGGTATTGATTTCACCAGAACAGATGATGCTGAAAATCAATTAAAAAGCGATGTCGCCCAGGGGGCCAGGGGATTGAAACTCCATCCGAACATCCAGAAGGAGCCTTTGGACAGCCAGAGGACTTTTACTGTCGTCGAAAATTTTTCCCAATTCAATCTCCCCGTCCTTTTCCACAGCGGGGTTACCTCCTATTACTTGGGTCCGGAATCGGAGAAATTTGAGATCCCTTCTTATGGAGAAACAGCTTATGCCAGGAAGTTGGTGTCTGCCTTCCCCAATGTACCCTTTATCGTTGGTCACGCCGGAATTTTTCAGTACAAGGAAACTATCGGTCTTCTGAGTGGATTTAAAAATACCTATGTGGATACCTCCTTCCAGCCACCGAACCGGATTCGAGAACTGATCCAGGCTTTCGGTCCCGAGCGGGTCCTGTATGCCTCGGACTGGCCCTGGGGGGACCGCAGGGCCTCGGTAAGTGCCGTTAGAAAGGCCTGTAGGGGAGACCGGTCTCTTGAAAAACTGATTTATTCTGAAAATGCCGCCCGGCTTTTGGGTCTGACATCCTGATTATTTATCAGGGGATGACCCATTAATACCTCCACCAAAAGATAAGGAATAATCATGAAAAGTTATCGAGGACTATTATTTCTTTCCGGGTTTTATTTCCTGGCAGTCGCAACAGCCCATCAGCTTGGACTAAAGATTCCGATGTTGTATGTTTTTTATGCGGTTGCTTCCGAACGATATCAAGATCTGATTATTTCATTCCTGTCCTTCGGATGGGCAATGCTCTTTACAATTGGATTCTTAGATACTGAATTGAAGGCAAGAACACAACTACCCGTTTTAATTTCCGGAATTGCAGCAATCTGTGGATTAATTCGTGCGCGCCTGGAGGTTCGATCTCATCCTGAAATCGATTTTGAAATCGCAGCCCTCGCTATCCTCTTATTGGCATTGATCACAACGTATCTTCTCTCTAAGAAAAAGAAAAGGGCACTAAACGCTTAACCGTTCAAAATTGGAGAGTACCCGATGGGCAAAACATTTTGTCGACGTCTTATTTCCAGAGGAGTGTTGCCTGCTTTCCTGATCCTTGGTGCTTCTCTATGTTTTCTAATCCCCCCAGGCCAGGCCCAGCAAAAAATTTACGACGACCTTTTTTCGGTGAGCTTTCCGAGTGAGAAGGAGGGGTGGGCCTCCGGTCGTTGGGGGTGCCTGGTCCATACGGCCGACGGAGGAAAAACCTGGGTCCGCCAGAAAACCGGGGTCGATCTGACCTTGAGTTCGGTGTGTTTTATCAACGCCCTGGAAGGATGGGCGGTGGGAGAGGAAGGGATCATTCTCCATACCCGGGACGGGGGGCATATCTGGAAGCGCCAGTCCAGTCCCATAGATCTTTTCCACATGAAGGTCTTTTTTATCAATTCCCAGGTCGGCTGGATCGTCTCGGAGTGGACCCATATCCTTTATACCGAAGACGGCGGCTTCACCTGGCAGATCCAATTCCGGGATCAGGATTTTATTCTAAAATCCATCTCCTTTTGCGACCCCATGAACGGCTGGGCCGTGGGGGAGTACGGTTTTATCTACCATACCCGAAACGGCGGAAAGACCTGGGAGAAGCAGGGGGGACGGTTCGGGATCTCCAAAACCACAGGAGACGTCGAGGGGGGAAATTACCTCTTTGATGTGACCGCGGTGGACCCCCAAACGGCCTGGGCCGTGGGCATTGACGGGACCGTCATCAGGACGGTGAACGGCGGGGCCACCTGGCAGGAGGTTCCCCTGCGCCTACCCCGGACCCAGTTGTTCGGGGTGACCGTCCAGGACAGAAATAAGATCCTGATCGGAGGGAACGGGGTCTTCCTGATCTCCCTGGATGGAGGAGCGACCTGGAAAACGCCCCGGTGTACCCCGCCTAATATTTATAACTGGATTTACGGCCTGTCCCGGAGAGGAAAAGCCGGATTTGCGGCCGTCGGCGGGGGCGGTATTATTTATTTCAGCGAGGGGGATAATCCCCTTTCCTGGAAACAAATTGCTTATTAGACCATGATGCCCCGCTGGGGAAAAAATCGGTAACAATTTAGTCCATTGAAAAATTTAAAACTTTTATTTGAAAATTCTGACTTTCTCACACGTCATTCCCGTGAAAACGGGAATCCAGGTCCTTTTCGTCTCAGCATAACACCTGGATTCCCGTTTTCACGGGAATGACGGAGGGGTTATCGCTGTTTTCTTAAAATGCTGAACTGATACGAATAACGAATTTCGAAGAAGAGTAAATCAAATTCGCATTTATTGATTTCTCCGAACTCTTAACTCCGAACTCCGAACTTTTTTTGATTTCTCAGGGAAGGAAAGGCATGGAAACAGGGAAATCGCAGGCCTGGTTGGATCGTCTCTCGCTTTTTTTGACCCGGCACCGGATGGCCGTTTTGCTGATCATCCTGGTCATCACCGCCATCTTCTTTTACGGGGCCTTCCGGATCAAAGGGGAGGTCATCCTGAAAGACATGCTCCCCTATGATCATCCTTATTTGAAACTGCATAACCGGTTTTCGGAAGTCTTCGGGAGCGGCGGGTCGACCCTGGCCATCGCCCTCAAGGCCAGGAACGGCGATATCTTTAACGAGGCCTTTTTAAAGAAGCTTCAAAAAATGACCAATGAGGTTCTCATGTGGGATGAGGTCTACCGGAGCCTGACCGTTTCCCTGGCCACCCGGTCGGTAAAGGTCGTTCGGCTCTTGAAGAAAGGGGAAATCAATATCGAGCCGATCATGTGGCCGAATATCCCCCAATCCCCGGAAGAGATGGCTTTACTCAAAAAAAATGCCTTTTCCTCACCGGCCTATAACGGTTCCCTGGTCTCGCGGGACGGGACGGCCGCCCTGGTCCTGACCGAGATGAAGGAAAACATCTCCTATGAGAGCATGTTCAACTTATTACGGAAATTGACCCGGGATTACACGGACAAAGATACTTCCATCCACATCGTCGGCTATCCCATGCTCATGGGCTGGATTTACAGCTTGAAGCCCCAGATGGTCATGGTTTTCGGGATCAGCATCCTGGCCATCGCCTTTATCCTTTATATCATCTTCCTGAATATTCCGGGCTTGATCTCTCCCTTAGTCAACGCCTTTATCCTGACCATCTGGGGGCTGGGCTTCATCGGTTTCACCGGCATCAACTTCAACCCCCTGCTCTACGTCCTGGCCTTTCTGGTGGGCTCCCGGATGATCGGCAACTCCCATCAAATCGCCTACCGCTATTTTGAAGAGCTCAACGCCAGCGGCAATGACCGGACGCAGGCCTGCTATAACACCATGCGGACCATGTTCATTCCCAATTTCGCCGCCGTCGTGGCCGACGTGGCCGGCTTCCTGGTCTTGTTTATCGCCAAGATCGCCTTGATGCAGCACCTGGCCGTCATCATGAGCTTCTGGATGATGAGTATTCTGCTGACCGGTTTCATGGTGCCGGCGGTTTGCAGCTTAATCCCTTTAAAGGTGGCCAGTGAGGCCTGGGCCAAAGAGAGCTGTCAGGTGGACTGGAAGGCCAGGATCATGATGGCCATGACCCGCTTTTCCATCGCCCCCGGCAGTCGCTACGCCGCGGGCGCCTTGATCGTCTTAGTGACGGTTTTTTGCTTCTGGCAAACCAGTAAACTCAAAATCGGAGACCCCTCTCCCGGTTCGCCCATCTTTTATGCCACCCATATCTACAATAAGGATCAGGCCCTGGTCAACAAGCTCTTTGATGCTTCTTCGGAAAATTTTTTGCTTTATTATGAAGGGACCCGGGAATCCGTCTACGACCCGGAGGTGCTGCTCACCTTCGAGGCCTTTG from Deltaproteobacteria bacterium includes the following:
- a CDS encoding MMPL family transporter; the encoded protein is METGKSQAWLDRLSLFLTRHRMAVLLIILVITAIFFYGAFRIKGEVILKDMLPYDHPYLKLHNRFSEVFGSGGSTLAIALKARNGDIFNEAFLKKLQKMTNEVLMWDEVYRSLTVSLATRSVKVVRLLKKGEINIEPIMWPNIPQSPEEMALLKKNAFSSPAYNGSLVSRDGTAALVLTEMKENISYESMFNLLRKLTRDYTDKDTSIHIVGYPMLMGWIYSLKPQMVMVFGISILAIAFILYIIFLNIPGLISPLVNAFILTIWGLGFIGFTGINFNPLLYVLAFLVGSRMIGNSHQIAYRYFEELNASGNDRTQACYNTMRTMFIPNFAAVVADVAGFLVLFIAKIALMQHLAVIMSFWMMSILLTGFMVPAVCSLIPLKVASEAWAKESCQVDWKARIMMAMTRFSIAPGSRYAAGALIVLVTVFCFWQTSKLKIGDPSPGSPIFYATHIYNKDQALVNKLFDASSENFLLYYEGTRESVYDPEVLLTFEAFDRHMQERLPDIYKSPDSLINTVKMVNVTLHDGDQIWFQLVRNPNLLTGLMGYVKSSTDPATLGRYIDRTLERAQLTLYFADHTSDNLLRIRDAAYDFFRSHPKKIKHGGFKLAGGRIGMEIALNEEMKRSHLMIDLAVYLGIFILCAFSYWSVTAGLMLTLPLLLANSVAGAYMHLMGIGLSINTLPIAAIGAGLGVDFAIYLYSRAIEEFPLQGGDWEQTIIQSICTCGKAVVYTGITVILPILTWYFFSEMKFQAEVGFFLSMIMATNVILCLTLHPLLIFIIKPRFISGKVPTAKKSWELK
- a CDS encoding TetR/AcrR family transcriptional regulator — translated: MLSTFKKLPENKQNALLNAAAKVFAKKGYYHANISEICKKAGISNGALYKYFKNKESLYLSVFDYIIDIVSKELFLKHLDSPGPVYLIIQNILNGLVVLAKNHPEMVAIYVDIGSCSMNKLSAPLAEKMEGKAKEFWMELVRRGRQKGEIKTKFSDEGLAYYIDNHITLLAYSLASKYFDTRFRVYFGGKSKEVTDQEKIRTIIKSMQVVLE
- a CDS encoding amidohydrolase family protein, translated to MIIDVHSHLGDILYPEGGQLIFKKGIKKQRGFDIIGIAELSLYKTNPLSEWLLKKFCSNLITKAGRARNAAGTLENMQLSMTAAGVIKTACMPIVPYLTFEDLRKAQAVDPGIIPFTGIDFTRTDDAENQLKSDVAQGARGLKLHPNIQKEPLDSQRTFTVVENFSQFNLPVLFHSGVTSYYLGPESEKFEIPSYGETAYARKLVSAFPNVPFIVGHAGIFQYKETIGLLSGFKNTYVDTSFQPPNRIRELIQAFGPERVLYASDWPWGDRRASVSAVRKACRGDRSLEKLIYSENAARLLGLTS